One window from the genome of Pseudomonas frederiksbergensis encodes:
- a CDS encoding integrase domain-containing protein, translating to MALVGRRDGRNFGYGRQLSYAGPQALKDLFGGGHYGTVKAHSDRWQTFVRWCRSEDGRGINDARQIDRQTLLDYAEHLRHLVERSDLAIATAQNRLSSVNRTLAALRGDQYVKVPSPSKALGMRRTSVRRSVPQGQDREHVKRVVEVLCAHQQPRAAAIAQLARATGMRLREAILADLPRLKREAEQYGKINIQDGTKGGRSGASAPRWIRADDHIREALKFAEQVSPDGSRNLLAPNETYLDFQLGIVRPARDILHQYNLKGFHELRAAYACERYEQITHHPAPINGGHCYQPDRRLDQEARVQISYELGHNRIVVVAAYIGGRA from the coding sequence ATGGCATTGGTCGGTAGACGGGATGGGCGCAATTTTGGCTATGGGCGGCAACTGAGCTATGCCGGGCCGCAGGCACTGAAAGACCTGTTTGGCGGTGGGCATTACGGGACGGTCAAAGCACACAGTGATCGTTGGCAGACGTTCGTGCGCTGGTGTCGGTCGGAGGATGGCCGGGGAATTAATGATGCACGGCAGATTGATCGGCAGACCTTGCTGGATTACGCGGAGCATCTGCGTCACCTGGTTGAGCGCAGCGATCTCGCCATCGCCACTGCGCAAAACCGATTGTCCAGCGTCAATCGGACCCTGGCAGCGCTTCGCGGTGATCAGTATGTGAAAGTACCGAGTCCGAGCAAGGCGCTAGGAATGCGGCGCACCAGTGTTCGTCGTTCGGTGCCGCAAGGCCAAGACCGCGAACATGTGAAGAGGGTCGTAGAGGTGCTTTGCGCACACCAGCAGCCGCGTGCCGCGGCCATCGCTCAATTAGCGCGAGCCACCGGCATGCGCTTACGTGAGGCCATTTTGGCCGACCTTCCGCGCTTAAAACGTGAGGCCGAACAATACGGCAAGATCAACATCCAGGATGGCACCAAGGGGGGCCGCTCAGGTGCCTCGGCACCTCGCTGGATCAGGGCGGATGATCATATTCGCGAGGCGCTGAAATTCGCCGAACAGGTCTCACCCGACGGTAGCCGCAACCTACTTGCACCGAACGAAACCTACCTCGATTTCCAACTGGGAATCGTCCGTCCTGCACGGGACATCCTCCATCAGTACAACCTCAAAGGCTTCCACGAATTGCGGGCAGCCTATGCGTGCGAACGCTATGAGCAAATCACCCACCATCCCGCCCCCATCAACGGTGGCCATTGCTATCAACCCGACCGACGTCTCGATCAGGAAGCCCGAGTACAAATCAGCTATGAGCTGGGGCACAACCGTATCGTCGTGGTGGCCGCTTACATTGGTGGTCGCGCATGA
- a CDS encoding tyrosine-type recombinase/integrase translates to MPRLAIPLSDLQCRTAKPRERAYKLFDGGGMYLFVKPNGVKTWRLKYTKPSGKEGTLIIGNYPIVTLSVARRKRDEAKALLLDNLDPMEEKKKAKIVAQRAALLFETVALEWHADMSRRWTEGHTKTVMSRLRTHVFPLIGQRPIAELDTHDLLEITQRIKERGTTDVALRVQNYLSTIMRGAKRARQITMNPALDLAGSIHAPRTAHRPALSLNRLPELLHRIDNYNGRELTRLAVLLTLHVFVRSSELRFARWSEFDFQRAMWEIPDTRAPIEGVRNSTRGTKMNGDIQMVPLSPQVIEILERLRSLSRFSELVLPGDHKYWKPMSENTVNTMLRNVGYDTSKDVCGHGFRTMACSALLESGLWTDAAIERQMSHKERNRVRAAYIHKAEFLEQRRLIMAWWSNYIDANRPGHVTPHEFAHPVGDNITALQNSRGASKRG, encoded by the coding sequence ATGCCACGTCTAGCGATCCCCCTCAGCGACCTGCAATGCCGCACCGCCAAGCCCCGCGAACGCGCCTACAAACTGTTCGACGGCGGAGGCATGTACCTTTTCGTCAAACCCAATGGCGTGAAGACCTGGCGCTTGAAGTACACCAAGCCCAGCGGCAAGGAAGGCACGCTCATCATCGGCAATTACCCCATCGTTACCCTTTCCGTCGCACGACGTAAGCGAGACGAAGCCAAGGCGTTGCTGCTCGACAACCTCGACCCTATGGAAGAAAAGAAGAAGGCCAAGATCGTAGCCCAGCGGGCGGCACTGCTTTTCGAAACCGTTGCTCTGGAGTGGCACGCCGACATGTCCCGTCGCTGGACCGAAGGACACACAAAAACCGTGATGAGCCGACTGCGTACCCACGTCTTCCCGCTGATCGGCCAACGACCCATCGCTGAACTCGATACCCATGACCTGCTAGAGATCACCCAGCGCATCAAGGAACGCGGCACCACGGATGTGGCGTTACGGGTACAGAACTACTTATCCACCATCATGCGCGGGGCCAAAAGGGCTCGGCAGATCACCATGAATCCTGCACTGGATCTGGCAGGCTCGATTCACGCGCCGCGCACAGCCCATCGCCCGGCCCTCTCTCTCAACCGCCTACCCGAACTGCTGCACCGTATCGACAACTACAACGGTCGCGAGCTGACGCGCCTTGCCGTCCTGTTGACGCTGCACGTATTCGTCCGCTCCAGCGAACTGCGCTTCGCACGATGGAGTGAGTTCGATTTCCAACGTGCCATGTGGGAAATCCCCGACACGCGCGCACCGATTGAAGGGGTACGCAACTCCACACGTGGGACCAAGATGAACGGCGACATTCAAATGGTTCCGCTATCGCCGCAGGTCATCGAAATACTGGAGCGCCTGCGCAGCCTCAGTCGCTTTTCAGAGTTAGTGCTACCGGGCGACCACAAGTACTGGAAGCCCATGTCCGAGAACACGGTGAATACCATGCTCCGCAACGTCGGCTATGACACCAGCAAGGACGTGTGCGGCCACGGTTTCAGGACCATGGCCTGTAGCGCCCTGCTGGAGTCCGGGTTATGGACCGACGCAGCCATCGAAAGACAAATGAGCCACAAGGAACGCAACCGCGTGCGCGCCGCGTATATCCACAAAGCGGAATTTCTGGAGCAGCGGCGGCTGATCATGGCGTGGTGGAGCAACTACATCGACGCCAACCGCCCTGGGCATGTAACGCCTCACGAGTTCGCTCACCCCGTCGGCGACAACATCACCGCCCTACAAAATAGCCGTGGCGCATCCAAACGTGGGTAA
- a CDS encoding methyltransferase, with protein sequence MPARDADSRVLTGEALLARFTALDVFLTTHQALWKPRPFIHLQMPWETSHPELAQWLRQRSLETAENDHHQPWLMEDAPAPFPELAAISRTLGAVAELPANALEASSHRLNVDVPGRKWQQIEAFASRLRFSTAPTHWLDWCAGKGHLGRRLLHDEQQLTCLEYDPALVASGQLLSQHHHLPATHLQQDVLAADANQALHPEHTPVALHACGDLHVRLMHLASAAGCEQLAIAPCCYNRINSERYQALSDAAKGSGLQLSLDDLSLPQTETVTAGARVRRQRDQSMAWRLGFDLLQRQIRGCDDYLATPSLPSAWLEKSFAQYCTDLAALKGLSTVGTPDWAALEAAGQQRLAEVRNLELVRGLFRRPLELWLVLDRALFLSQKGYDVRLGTFCETLLTPRNLLLLAEHRQGETACG encoded by the coding sequence ATGCCTGCCAGGGACGCTGACAGCCGCGTCCTGACGGGCGAGGCATTGCTCGCCCGTTTCACGGCACTGGACGTTTTTCTCACAACGCATCAGGCATTGTGGAAACCGCGTCCCTTCATCCATTTGCAGATGCCCTGGGAAACGTCCCACCCGGAATTGGCCCAATGGCTACGCCAGCGTTCGCTTGAGACTGCGGAAAACGACCATCACCAGCCATGGTTAATGGAGGATGCGCCAGCGCCGTTTCCAGAATTGGCCGCTATCTCCCGCACCCTCGGCGCGGTCGCAGAATTGCCGGCCAATGCGCTCGAAGCATCAAGCCACCGCCTCAACGTCGACGTACCCGGGCGCAAATGGCAGCAGATCGAAGCCTTCGCCAGCCGCCTGCGCTTCTCCACCGCACCGACCCACTGGCTCGATTGGTGCGCCGGCAAAGGCCACCTCGGTCGACGCTTGCTGCACGATGAGCAGCAACTGACCTGCCTGGAATACGATCCTGCCTTGGTCGCCAGCGGCCAGTTGCTGAGCCAACACCACCACCTGCCCGCCACGCACCTGCAACAAGACGTACTGGCGGCGGACGCGAACCAGGCGCTGCATCCGGAACACACCCCCGTGGCCCTGCACGCCTGCGGCGACTTGCACGTGCGCCTGATGCACCTGGCCAGCGCCGCTGGCTGTGAACAACTGGCGATCGCGCCGTGCTGCTACAACCGCATCAACAGCGAGCGTTATCAAGCGCTGTCCGACGCCGCCAAAGGCTCCGGCCTACAACTGTCGCTCGACGATCTCAGCCTGCCGCAGACCGAGACCGTCACCGCTGGCGCCCGCGTAAGAAGGCAACGGGACCAATCCATGGCATGGCGCCTGGGCTTCGACCTGCTGCAGCGACAAATCAGAGGGTGCGACGACTACCTGGCCACCCCCTCATTGCCCAGCGCCTGGCTGGAAAAATCTTTCGCCCAGTACTGTACCGATCTGGCAGCCCTGAAAGGCTTATCCACAGTCGGCACACCTGATTGGGCCGCCCTGGAAGCAGCAGGCCAGCAGCGCCTGGCCGAGGTGCGAAACCTGGAATTGGTGCGAGGCCTTTTCCGCCGACCACTGGAGCTTTGGCTGGTGCTGGACCGGGCACTTTTCCTCAGCCAAAAAGGCTACGACGTCCGCCTCGGCACCTTCTGCGAAACCCTCCTGACGCCGCGCAACCTGCTGTTGCTGGCAGAGCATCGCCAAGGCGAAACAGCCTGTGGATAA
- a CDS encoding ABC transporter permease, with protein sequence MNWDVIIKWLPKLAQGATLTLELVAIAVIAGLLLAIPLGIARSSRLWQVRALPYAYIFFFRGTPLLVQLFLVYYGLAQFDAVRSSALWPYLRDPFWCATATMTLHTAAYIAEILRGAIQAIPRGEIEAARALGMSRPKALFYIMLPRAARIGLPAYSNEVILMLKASALASTVTLLELTGMARTIIARTYMPVEIFFAAGMFYLLMSFVLVQGFKQLERWLRVDACQGR encoded by the coding sequence ATGAACTGGGACGTCATCATCAAGTGGCTGCCGAAGCTGGCCCAGGGCGCCACATTGACCCTGGAGTTGGTGGCTATCGCCGTGATCGCAGGGCTACTGCTGGCGATTCCGCTGGGCATCGCCCGCTCATCGCGCCTGTGGCAGGTGCGGGCATTGCCCTACGCCTACATCTTCTTTTTCCGTGGCACGCCGCTGCTGGTCCAGTTGTTCCTTGTCTATTACGGCCTGGCACAATTCGACGCCGTGCGCAGCAGCGCGTTGTGGCCGTATTTGCGGGACCCATTCTGGTGCGCCACGGCCACCATGACCCTGCACACAGCCGCTTACATCGCCGAGATCCTGCGCGGCGCGATCCAGGCCATCCCTCGTGGCGAAATCGAAGCCGCACGGGCCTTGGGCATGTCGCGGCCCAAGGCGCTGTTCTACATCATGCTGCCCCGCGCCGCGCGCATCGGCCTGCCGGCCTACAGCAACGAAGTAATCCTGATGCTCAAGGCCAGCGCCCTGGCGAGTACCGTGACCTTGCTGGAACTTACCGGCATGGCCCGCACCATCATCGCCAGGACCTATATGCCTGTGGAGATTTTCTTCGCGGCCGGCATGTTCTATCTGCTGATGTCGTTCGTTCTGGTGCAAGGCTTCAAGCAGCTGGAACGCTGGTTGCGCGTTGATGCCTGCCAGGGACGCTGA
- a CDS encoding ABC transporter permease: MMIDLYGFGPALAAGALMTVKLALSALCLGLVLGLLGALAKTSPYKPLQWLGGTYSTLVRGIPELLWVLLIYFGTVNLMRALGEYFGNPDLALNAFAAGVIALGLCFGAYATEVFRGAILAIPKGHREAGVALGLSKWRIFTRLILPQMWRIALPGLGNLFMILMKDTALVSVIGLEEIMRHAQIGVTISKQPFTFYMVAALMYLGLTVLAMLGMHLLEKRAARGFARSTQ; encoded by the coding sequence ATGATGATCGACCTATATGGATTCGGCCCGGCGCTTGCCGCCGGCGCGCTGATGACGGTCAAGTTGGCCCTGTCGGCCCTTTGCCTGGGGCTAGTGCTCGGCCTGCTCGGCGCCCTTGCCAAGACCTCCCCGTACAAGCCGCTGCAATGGCTTGGCGGCACCTATTCGACACTGGTCCGCGGCATTCCGGAATTGCTCTGGGTGCTGTTGATCTACTTCGGCACCGTCAACCTGATGCGTGCCTTGGGTGAGTATTTCGGCAATCCCGACCTTGCCCTCAACGCCTTCGCCGCCGGTGTCATCGCCCTCGGCCTGTGCTTTGGCGCCTACGCTACGGAAGTGTTTCGCGGTGCGATCCTGGCGATACCCAAGGGGCACCGTGAAGCCGGCGTAGCTTTGGGCTTGTCGAAATGGCGAATCTTTACCCGGTTGATCCTGCCGCAGATGTGGCGCATCGCCCTGCCCGGCCTGGGCAACCTGTTCATGATCCTCATGAAGGATACCGCGCTGGTTTCGGTGATCGGCCTGGAAGAAATCATGCGTCACGCGCAAATCGGCGTGACCATCTCCAAGCAACCGTTCACGTTCTATATGGTCGCCGCACTTATGTACCTGGGCCTGACAGTGCTCGCCATGCTCGGCATGCACCTGCTGGAAAAACGCGCCGCCCGCGGCTTTGCCAGGAGCACCCAATGA
- a CDS encoding ABC transporter substrate-binding protein — protein MQTYKKFLLAAAASLVFSASAMAEKLKMGIEAAYPPFNNKDASGNVVGFDKDIGDALCAKMKVECEVVTSDWDGIIPALNAKKFDFLISSLSITEERKAAVDFTDPYYSNKLQFIAPKNVDFKTDKASLNGKVIGAQRATLAGTWLEDEMGSNITAKLYDTQDNAYLDLTSGRVDAILADKYVNYDWLKTDAGRAYEFKGDPMVESDKIAIALRKGDNELRNKLNAALKEIIADGTYKKINDKYFPFSIY, from the coding sequence ATGCAGACCTACAAGAAATTCCTCCTGGCCGCAGCGGCCAGCCTGGTCTTCTCGGCCAGCGCCATGGCGGAAAAACTGAAAATGGGCATCGAAGCGGCCTATCCGCCGTTCAACAACAAAGATGCCAGCGGCAACGTGGTCGGCTTCGATAAGGATATTGGCGATGCTCTGTGCGCCAAGATGAAAGTCGAGTGCGAAGTGGTCACCTCCGACTGGGACGGTATCATCCCAGCCTTGAACGCCAAGAAGTTCGACTTCCTGATCTCCTCGTTGTCGATCACCGAGGAACGCAAGGCGGCCGTGGACTTCACCGACCCGTACTACTCCAACAAACTGCAATTCATCGCACCAAAAAATGTCGACTTCAAAACCGATAAAGCCTCACTCAACGGCAAGGTCATCGGGGCACAACGCGCCACCCTCGCCGGTACCTGGCTGGAAGATGAAATGGGTAGCAACATCACCGCCAAGCTCTACGACACCCAGGATAACGCCTACCTGGACCTGACCTCCGGCCGCGTCGACGCGATCCTGGCGGACAAGTACGTGAACTACGACTGGCTGAAAACCGATGCTGGCCGTGCTTACGAATTCAAAGGCGACCCGATGGTGGAAAGCGACAAAATCGCCATTGCGCTGCGCAAGGGTGACAACGAGCTGCGCAACAAGCTGAACGCCGCGCTCAAGGAAATCATTGCCGACGGCACCTATAAAAAAATCAACGACAAGTACTTCCCGTTCAGCATCTATTGA
- a CDS encoding ABC transporter ATP-binding protein — MAQATPALEIRNLHKRYGKLEVLKGVSLTARDGDVISILGSSGSGKSTFLRCINLLENPNQGQILVAGEELKLKAAKNGELVAADGKQINRMRSEIGFVFQNFNLWPHMSVLDNIIEAPRRVLGQSKAEAVEGAEALLAKVGIADKRHAYPAELSGGQQQRAAIARTLAMQPKVILFDEPTSALDPEMVQEVLNVIRALAEEGRTMLLVTHEMGFARQVSSEVVFLHQGLVEEHGSPQQVFENPLSARCKQFMSSNR, encoded by the coding sequence ATGGCCCAGGCCACGCCCGCGCTTGAAATCCGCAACTTGCATAAACGCTACGGAAAGCTGGAGGTGCTCAAAGGCGTCTCGCTGACCGCTCGCGACGGCGACGTGATCTCGATCCTGGGCTCCTCCGGTTCCGGCAAGTCCACGTTTTTGCGCTGCATCAACCTGCTGGAAAATCCCAACCAGGGCCAGATTCTGGTGGCCGGCGAAGAACTCAAGCTCAAGGCCGCGAAAAACGGTGAACTGGTGGCCGCCGACGGCAAACAGATCAACCGCATGCGCAGCGAGATCGGTTTTGTATTTCAGAACTTTAATCTCTGGCCCCACATGAGCGTGCTCGACAACATCATCGAAGCCCCGCGCCGGGTGCTGGGCCAGAGCAAGGCCGAAGCCGTCGAAGGCGCCGAAGCCTTGCTGGCCAAGGTCGGCATCGCCGACAAGCGCCACGCCTACCCGGCCGAACTGTCCGGCGGCCAGCAGCAACGTGCCGCCATCGCCCGCACACTGGCGATGCAGCCCAAGGTGATTCTGTTCGACGAACCCACCTCCGCCCTTGACCCGGAAATGGTCCAGGAAGTACTTAATGTGATCCGCGCCCTGGCCGAAGAAGGACGCACCATGCTGCTGGTCACCCATGAAATGGGCTTCGCCCGTCAGGTTTCCAGCGAAGTCGTGTTCCTTCATCAAGGCCTGGTCGAGGAACATGGATCGCCACAGCAGGTCTTCGAGAACCCGCTTTCGGCGCGCTGCAAACAATTCATGTCCAGCAACCGCTAA